The sequence CTTCGGCATTGCCGCGCTGGCCGGAGCCGGGGTTGCCGATGTTGATGCGCTTGCCCTTCATGTCCATGACGGTCTTGATGCCGGCATCCTTGCGGGTGACCAGCAGAACGGTCTCGGGGTGCATGCTGAAGACGCTGCGCAGACCGGTGACGGGCTTTCCTTCCCAGTCGGCGGCGCCGTTGAAGCCCTGCCAGTTGCGGTCGGACTGGGCCACGGCGAAGTCGAACGCGCCGCGGTCAATGGCATTGATGTTGAAGACGGAGCCGCCCGTGGGCCGGCCGATATAGTTGTACTTGTCGGCCGCATGCTTGTTCATCATGTTGCTGAGCTGCAGCGCGACCTGGTAGTAGACGCCGGTGATCGACGCTCCGCCGAAGAGGATGTCCTGCTTGGCCATAGCCTGGGGAGCGGACACCGCCATTCCGAGAACGACAACAAGGGCGGCCAGCCATTTTCTTCCAACCATAAGCACCTCCATCAATGAATTGTTGTGACGTGAAAAAAATCCACTACATTATCGATCTTCTATGCTGAAGATTATTCGGTCTGTCAAATTGCGCGGGACGGAAAAATCAGCCGCTTTGCGCATGATTCCAGATTGCTGTGATGGTCGTGGCGGTGAGCGCCGCCCGGGCGCAGAGGGAATCTTTGAGAATAAACTCCAGATCGCTGTGGTCCAGATCGCCCACCGGGCCCAGCCCGTCGAGAACGGGCACGCCCAGACCGGCAATGAAGTTGGCGTCGGAAACGCCGGAGCGCAGCTCTTCCGGCAGGTCGTAGCCGAGGAGATGTGCCTGCTCGCGGGCGATGCTCCAGAGCCGCCGGTTGCCCTCGGATTGCGGCATGGCCGGGCGTCCGGACTGTACGCTCAGGGTGGTTGAGGTTCCACCGACGCTTTCTTTGGCGGCAATCCGGGCCAGGTTCTGTTCAAGCCGCAGCTGGCCGTCCGGGGTCAGGAAACGGGCATCGAGAGCCGCCGTGGCAAGTTCGGGCACGGTGTTCGGGCCGATGCCCCCCGTGATTTGCCCGACATTGAGCGTGATCTCGCGACCGTCGTTCAAGCCTTCCAGGGCGATGATCTTGTGCGCCAGCTCCAGGATGGCGCTGGCCTTGGCCCCGCCTTTGGCCGCATGCCCGGCCCGGCCGCGCACGGTCAGGTGCATGCCGAGCCGCCCTTTGCGACCGGTGACCACGTCGTTGTTTGCCCCGCCGCCCTCGAAAACCAGGGCGGCCAAGGCTCCCTTCGCCTGTTCTTCGATCCAGGGCCGGGAAGCGGGCGAGCCGATCTCCTCGTCGGAATTGCACAGTACGGTGACG is a genomic window of Desulfomicrobium baculatum DSM 4028 containing:
- a CDS encoding M20 family metallopeptidase, whose translation is MHDAILSYLEPRRREALDLLQRLVEIQSGSRNKPGLDRMAVDVAEVLGGILPEARILPFTEHGNMVQGMTLPAARGEKGIVLVGHMDTVFPADTSFTAFREDEERCFGPGVYDMKGGLVVAFYALKALSQLGLLEEIPVTVLCNSDEEIGSPASRPWIEEQAKGALAALVFEGGGANNDVVTGRKGRLGMHLTVRGRAGHAAKGGAKASAILELAHKIIALEGLNDGREITLNVGQITGGIGPNTVPELATAALDARFLTPDGQLRLEQNLARIAAKESVGGTSTTLSVQSGRPAMPQSEGNRRLWSIAREQAHLLGYDLPEELRSGVSDANFIAGLGVPVLDGLGPVGDLDHSDLEFILKDSLCARAALTATTITAIWNHAQSG